From Glycine soja cultivar W05 chromosome 4, ASM419377v2, whole genome shotgun sequence, the proteins below share one genomic window:
- the LOC114410647 gene encoding uncharacterized protein LOC114410647, whose translation MTFDDKAQCIRAIKEYNIRNHFDCRTIYSDQRRLNFICKLHENGCTWSLGTCNSKRHNKWIIKSIRGHHTCLVPMLRQDHRQLDKHVIAQIIQPIVKTNPTVSIKTLIAEIKTFMNYTPSYKKTWLAKQRALKMIHGNWEESYAKLPKLFGALQSCVPETVVAAQTESLYEGGEIVPDKRLFKGVFCSFGPCINGFAYSKPIVQVDGTWLYGKYTGTLMEQTISS comes from the coding sequence ATGACCTTCGATGACAAAGCACAGTGTATTCGAGCAATCAAAGAATACAACATcagaaatcattttgattgCAGAACAATTTACTCTGACCAGAGAAGGCTAAACTTTATCTGCAAGTTACATGAAAATGGTTGTACATGGAGCTTGGGCACATGCAATTCAAAGAGGCATAACAAATGGATTATCAAGAGTATCAGGGGTCATCACACTTGTCTCGTGCCGATGCTCAGACAAGATCATCGCCAACTCGACAAACACGTCATAGCACAGATCATCCAACCAATTGTCAAAACAAACCCAACCGTCTCCATCAAGACGTTGATTGCAGAGATCAAAACGTTCATGAATTATACCCCATCCTATAAGAAGACATGGTTAGCAAAGCAAAGAGCGTTGAAGATGATTCATGGAAATTGGGAAGAATCATATGCCAAACTGCCAAAACTTTTTGGAGCTTTGCAATCTTGTGTTCCCGAGACTGTGGTCGCTGCTCAAACAGAATCCTTGTACGAGGGGGGAGAAATAGTACCGGACAAAAGATTGTTTAAAGGtgtcttttgttcatttggtccATGCATTAATGGTTTTGCATATAGCAAACCCATAgtacaagtagatggtacatgGCTTTACGGGAAGTATACTGGCACACTGATGGAGCAAACCATatcttcatga